In Massilia violaceinigra, one DNA window encodes the following:
- a CDS encoding sugar ABC transporter ATP-binding protein: MSEAMQAAAPVLELRGISKQFPGVKALSDVGLKLYAGEVHTLMGQNGAGKSTLIKVLTGVYAPDSGTIVMEGQEIRPGSTQDAQRLGISTVYQEVNLCPNLSVAENIFIGRYPRKFGMVDWAGMRAQAAVLLEQLEVRIDVRALLASFPLAIQQMVAISRALNISARVLILDEPTSSLDEAEVQLLFRVLRKLRDQGMAILFVTHFLDQTYAISDRITVMRNGEREGEYACAELSRLALVNKMVGAPDASEHPAEMVHASAAQAAPATLLQARGLGRKGALAPLDLDIRAGEMLGLCGLLGSGRTEVARLLFGADKADSGTIRIGERSHPFGSPRDAIEAGIGFCSEDRKHEGAILELSVRENMILALQARAGMLRAIPLRQQQALAQDYVRWLGIKTADIETPIGSLSGGNQQKVLLARWLVTAPAMLILDEPTRGIDVRAKQEIMDYVSGLCRKGMAILFISSELPEVLRCSDRLVVLRDRKACGEYQRGELDDTSVLQVIAGETA, translated from the coding sequence ATGAGTGAGGCAATGCAAGCCGCCGCTCCGGTGCTGGAGCTGCGCGGCATCAGCAAGCAATTTCCCGGCGTGAAGGCTCTGAGCGATGTGGGCCTGAAACTCTACGCGGGCGAAGTCCACACCCTGATGGGCCAGAACGGGGCCGGCAAGTCCACCCTGATCAAGGTGCTGACGGGTGTGTATGCGCCCGACAGCGGCACCATCGTGATGGAAGGGCAGGAGATCCGCCCGGGCTCGACCCAGGATGCGCAGCGCCTCGGCATCAGCACGGTGTATCAGGAAGTGAACCTGTGCCCGAATTTGTCGGTGGCCGAGAACATTTTCATCGGGCGCTATCCGCGCAAGTTCGGCATGGTGGACTGGGCCGGCATGCGCGCGCAGGCCGCGGTCTTGCTGGAACAGCTCGAAGTGCGCATCGACGTGCGCGCCCTGTTGGCCAGCTTTCCGTTGGCGATCCAGCAGATGGTGGCCATTTCCCGCGCGCTTAACATTTCCGCGCGCGTACTCATTCTCGACGAACCGACCTCCAGCCTCGACGAAGCGGAAGTGCAACTGCTGTTCCGTGTGCTGCGCAAACTGCGCGACCAGGGCATGGCGATCCTGTTCGTCACCCACTTCCTCGACCAGACGTATGCGATCTCGGACCGCATCACTGTCATGCGCAACGGCGAACGCGAGGGCGAATACGCCTGCGCCGAACTGTCGCGCCTGGCGCTGGTGAACAAGATGGTCGGCGCGCCCGATGCCAGCGAGCATCCGGCCGAGATGGTCCATGCGAGCGCCGCACAGGCAGCGCCAGCGACCTTGCTGCAAGCCCGCGGCCTGGGACGCAAGGGCGCGCTGGCGCCGCTCGACCTCGACATCCGCGCCGGCGAAATGCTGGGCCTGTGCGGGCTGCTCGGTTCCGGCCGCACCGAGGTGGCGCGCTTGCTGTTCGGGGCCGACAAGGCCGACAGCGGCACGATCCGCATCGGTGAACGCAGCCACCCCTTCGGCTCGCCGCGCGACGCCATCGAAGCCGGTATCGGCTTTTGCTCGGAAGACCGCAAGCACGAGGGCGCGATTCTGGAGCTGTCGGTGCGCGAGAACATGATCCTGGCGCTGCAAGCGCGCGCCGGCATGCTGCGCGCGATTCCCTTGCGCCAGCAGCAGGCGCTGGCGCAAGACTATGTTAGGTGGCTGGGCATCAAGACGGCCGATATCGAAACACCGATTGGTTCGCTGTCCGGCGGGAATCAGCAGAAAGTGCTGCTGGCGCGCTGGCTGGTGACGGCGCCGGCGATGCTGATCCTCGACGAACCCACGCGCGGCATCGACGTGCGCGCCAAACAGGAAATCATGGATTACGTTAGTGGACTTTGTCGCAAAGGGATGGCAATTCTGTTCATCTCCTCCGAACTACCCGAAGTTCTGCGCTGCAGCGACCGCCTGGTCGTACTGCGCGACCGCAAGGCGTGCGGCGAATACCAGCGCGGCGAACTGGACGACACGTCGGTGCTGCAAGTCATTGCCGGAGAAACGGCGTGA
- a CDS encoding ABC transporter permease: MAAQAASKDDASAPPASLLRHPLFRPLAALAVLLLIDLIAIPGFFHLSIKDGHLYGSLVDIVNRAAPLMLAALGMTLVIATRGIDISVGAVVALSGTVAAMLIGGGPQAELPLIWAMAAAMGAALLCGLWNGVLVSALGLQPIVATLILMVAGRGLAQLLTDGQIVTVYYEPFFFLGGGYFAGLPFSLTVVAVVFAVIALMMRKTALGLFIQAVGINPVAARLAGLRTASLIIFVYVFCAACAGLAGLMISSNIKSADANNAGLLLELDAILAVTLGGTSLAGGKFSLVGSVIGALIIQTLTYTIYSLGVPPEVNMVVKSVVVFLVCLSQSAEFKQLFSRARAA, translated from the coding sequence GTGGCGGCACAGGCCGCATCGAAAGACGACGCGTCGGCACCGCCGGCGTCGCTGCTGCGCCACCCGCTGTTTCGTCCGCTGGCGGCGCTGGCGGTCCTGCTGCTGATCGACCTGATCGCCATCCCCGGCTTTTTTCATCTGTCGATCAAGGATGGCCATTTGTACGGCAGCCTGGTCGACATCGTCAACCGCGCCGCGCCGCTGATGCTGGCCGCGCTCGGCATGACCCTGGTGATCGCCACGCGCGGCATCGATATTTCGGTCGGCGCCGTGGTGGCGCTGTCGGGAACGGTGGCGGCGATGCTGATCGGCGGCGGTCCGCAGGCCGAGCTGCCGCTGATATGGGCGATGGCGGCCGCCATGGGCGCGGCCCTGCTGTGCGGACTGTGGAACGGGGTACTGGTCTCTGCGCTGGGTTTACAGCCGATCGTGGCCACCCTGATCCTGATGGTGGCGGGCAGGGGACTGGCGCAGTTGCTGACCGACGGGCAAATCGTCACCGTCTATTACGAACCCTTCTTTTTCCTTGGCGGCGGCTACTTTGCCGGCCTGCCGTTCTCGCTGACGGTGGTGGCGGTGGTGTTCGCGGTCATCGCGCTGATGATGCGCAAAACCGCGCTCGGCCTGTTTATCCAGGCGGTCGGCATCAATCCGGTGGCGGCGCGCCTGGCGGGCCTGAGGACGGCGTCGCTGATCATTTTTGTCTACGTGTTCTGCGCCGCCTGCGCCGGGCTGGCCGGATTGATGATCAGTTCCAACATCAAGAGCGCGGACGCGAACAATGCCGGCCTGCTGCTCGAACTCGACGCCATCCTGGCCGTCACCCTGGGCGGTACCTCGCTCGCGGGCGGCAAGTTCAGCCTGGTCGGCAGCGTGATCGGCGCGCTCATCATCCAGACCCTGACCTACACCATCTACTCGCTGGGCGTGCCGCCGGAAGTGAACATGGTGGTCAAGTCGGTTGTCGTATTTCTCGTGTGCCTGTCGCAATCGGCTGAGTTCAAACAATTGTTTTCGCGTGCGAGGGCTGCATGA